The following DNA comes from Diorhabda carinulata isolate Delta chromosome 3, icDioCari1.1, whole genome shotgun sequence.
AGTGTCtgcatatttattttgatttcagaAGGCAACTTTCTGAGTTTTCCTATATTTTTGACAAGGGCGTTCTGGCAAATAATTTAGAACGGGGttgatattcataattttttacagaaaaaacaaaattgacgGAAAAGTGACTTGTCAGACGTACAAATTTTTGCCTTTGTGAtcatatttttagttttcttcaCATATCTGAAGTTATCGAGGAGTACAGTGAAATTACTTGTTCATTGAAAAGCCTTTAGACAGTGAAACCACTGGTAAGCGTGGTAGAGAAATTGCTAATACTTTCTTGTTAAAGTGCATTTCAATGAGATTTCATTAAATACAAGAGTCCTCAGTGACACCAAAAGCGATACGTGCGAACAAGAATGGAAGCGAGCAAAGACAGAAGAGATttgagaaatgaaaatattttttttgcatacGTGGATATGTTGCGATACGTGGTTGCATTTGAAACTGCACAAACTTGACAACATGGATACTGAATTGCTTATTTCTGGAGCGCACAAAAGTATCTACATCAAGTGAAGAATTAGTTGTAGTGAAATTTTGGGGCAAAGGAGATATCATAAAACAAGATACAGAAGAAGGAATGAATAAAGACTATTCCAGATACAATATAACAATTAGTATctattgaaattgctagatctGCTGAATCAATTTTTCCGTAGCCTTTCACGTTTGATTAAACAAATGTATTCAGCTGCATAAATGTAGTTATGACAACAAATTCAGGGTTTTGTCCTTATCAACGTAATAATAAAGATTATCATATCATATTAAACTCTTCATAGTTAAGTTTATTTAATGATCACAATATGCAAACTATTGTCtcttcttcttcaacgtattgtaGGCCTTAGGCCTGTAGCTTCCAACTTGTTATCCTTGAGATGTTGATGTCCACGaatccatccatctttttggaGGTCTTCCTAAAGGTCGTCGTGTCCCTAGTTTACCGTCTCGTGCGAACTTTGCTAATCTTTCTCTGATTATCCTGTCCACGTGTTCGTTCCAAGCTCTTCTACGTTCACGTCCGCATCTGACTTTGTCTTCCACCTCACATTCGTGTCTTATGTCTGTGTTTCTCTTTCTGTCTCTTTTGTATATCCGCATATgtttcatttctgttgttcgaatgatgtttttagttcttttgttGTCCGCTCTTGTTTCTATAGCATATGTCAATAAGGGTCTAACGcaggttttgtatattttaacttttGCCCTTGTGTCCCTGAGTGCGCCTGATATTCGGCTGGCTTTGTTTGCTTGTccttttacttcatttattctgTTCTGGTCTGACATTTGGTTCTTCAGAGATGACAAGGGTTTTAGTTTTTGCGTTGGATACTTGCACAACGTAAACGAAAGTTTCCACGGATCCCCGCTTccatatgaatattttcatttagaaaTTTAATCTTCTCATGTTAAATTTCTTGTCGAGGTTCCAATgttcatcaaaaataaaatctctatgtaaatattgaataaattgataaattgtaCGCCAATGTTCATCGATATTTGATAGATGGAGACACAGACGAATGATTTTTGAAATgcctttttttttcttcgaaaagtCCTGTGGTTCTGAATGGTAAATATGAAGAGGGGGAAACTTCTCGTCTTGCCTCTTCTTTATGTATTACTGTTCTATTTCCGATTATGCTGAATTTTATGATTTAGATCTATCGGATTGTTTGTTTGCGGTAGGTTTTGGAATTTGTAGATACTAGAAAAGAGGAAACGGTAAAATCTTGAAAGAAACGTGAATATGaatcaatagttttatttacaACATAACTCGCTGTAAATAATAGTTCACATccgattttgttttttttttgatatatttttgtccaataaacaattttagaatcaaatatataatatttttttgacaaagaaATATATCAGAgtagagagagaaagagataAGCTTTATTGTGTTAATTCtatattacataatataaaaatacaaaataatgattgaattcAATAGTAGTAATTATAAATCACAAATTGATTTATGCTAGTCTCTAGAGTCTATggtaaattttagaattctgCCACCGAATAATAAGATTTTTCAAACTTATCAAAACCTTTGTCAAACCTCGAAacttatcaaaagtttttgccatttttatttcagaaggtagctgattgaatatttttttcgcaCTGAAGATAACGAATTTTTTCACCGGATTAGAAATAGGTATAGTCAAGTAAATGTCCAGCTTCTTCCTTCTAGTGGGTATGCATGGGTTCTCCCAGAGTTGCGGAAATGTTTGCAAACCAaacaaacagattctaaaatgaaGAGAGCGGGGAGAGTTAGAATTctgtgtttttcaaaatagaatttgCAATGCGTTCTACTActcaaaccaaaaatataacaaatagcTGTTTTTTGAagaggtgcaaactacaagacccTCAGAAAGGCAAGCCTTACCGAAGATTCGATTCGAACAACGAGTAGTAAGTTATTAAAGCAGTACGAGACACAAATTTAATCGCAAAACAAggagaagatattttttttcaaattttctacatGTGCAGACCATTGAAGGACATTGTCAATATCTAGACCAAGAAACTTTATCGAATTTGAGGATCGTATCAAGTCATCGTTGAGTTTTAGAGGTTTTAAAACTCCTTTAAGGGATAGACCtagttttctcagtgtttaaacAGAAATCGTTTGCGTCAGACCAGGTCTTAATAGTTATGAGATCATTGCCCATGGTCGAATGTAGAGTTTGTATATCTGGACCACTCCAGGTTACACTGGTATCAGCCGTGAATAATGTGAATTGACCATTGATTCGTAGGTCTGTGAGATCATTGatgaaaatcagaaaaagaacTGAACCCAAATCTGAACCCTGAGGCACGCCACTACCAACTGgcaatttacttgaaaatttacCATTAGCTCGTACCAATTGATTTCGACATTCAAGgtaagatacaaaccattttaatGGAATACTTTGGACGCTATAATATTCTGGTTTGTTAATCAGATTTCAATTATCAACACTATCGAAGGCTTAAGCGAAATCACAAAGAACCAAAGccgtaaaaaatttattgttaagtgaACTATATATTTCGTTGAGAACAGAAAACATTAGTGCATTTATTAGgtagaaaaccaaatttttgagCTGTCaggattttatgtttttaaagaaaGGGTAATAATGCGAAAGGACGATAATTCTTAGTGTTTTCTATGAGTATAAAGAAATAAGAGTCAGCTTTGGAATCAATAATGATAATATATCATACAGATGTACATACAtaccatttgaaatcaaatctattaCATCTTTTGTCGCATTTCGCAAGAATTTTAGGGAAACTGCCTTACATGCTGTAAACTACTTGTATTCCAataccaaatatttatatatataatttctacatATTTTAGGATTGccatatattt
Coding sequences within:
- the LOC130891782 gene encoding uncharacterized protein LOC130891782, producing MSDQNRINEVKGQANKASRISGALRDTRAKVKIYKTCVRPLLTYAIETRADNKRTKNIIRTTEMKHMRIYKRDRKRNTDIRHECEVEDKVRCGRERRRAWNEHVDRIIRERLAKFARDGKLGTRRPLGRPPKRWMDSWTSTSQG